The following coding sequences are from one Pseudomonas mendocina window:
- a CDS encoding efflux RND transporter permease subunit yields MTLSDVCIRRPVFATVLSLIVVLLGLMAYDRLNVREYPNIDVPIVTVQVTYPGASPEIMESQVAQPVEDVLSGIEGLDFVTSISRAENTQITAQFRLGRSADEAANDVRDRLGRVRNLLPDEVDEPIVQKVEADAQPVVWIAFHSQQHSAMEITDVLERVIKDRLQTIPGVSEVQVRGARTFSMRIWLDPEKLAAHNLTVQDVEDALRRQNVEIPAGRIESREREFSVLSETDLRTPEQFNELILDDSQGYLLRLSDVGRAEVGPRDERTVVRFNGLPAVTLGLVKQATANPLDISDGLEAAWPDVKELLPDGMNMTVANDNSQFIRESIDNVFTTIWEAVALVILIIFIFLRSLRATLIPLVTIPVSLIGAFALMSLMGFTINTLTLLAMVLAIGLVVDDAIVMLENIHRHIEAGMKPMQAAFKGSREIAFAVIAMTLTLAAVFAPIGFMQGTTGKLFTEFAWTLAGSVLVSGFVALTLTPMMCAVLLKPHQHNEQHGRVYNLIEGFLNGLTYSYKHSLDRALRAWPLVLGVLLGAFVLCAWLFGGLRSELAPTEDTGTIVGVFNGPDGATIDYTARYAREVEAAYASIPETNRYLMIAGFPTVAQGISFMKLEDWGERSRSQFDIRNELLPQLQDIAGMRVTPVNRPPLGQSARNQPINFVIRSSMEYAELQGYVDQLMERMRDYPGLEGLDSDLKLNSPQLKITVNREQAVAVGTDVSVIGRSLESLFGSRQVTRFKQNGEQYDVLVQLQDIDRSNPQDLDRVYVRDRDGGMVQLSNLIEVRETVAPRELNHFNQLRAVTISANVGTGYTLGEALNHLEAAAREVFPPETQYDYTGTSRDFKESSSGILLIFALALAFIFLVLAAQFESFSDPLIILFSVPLSMAGALLALKLFGGTWNIYSQIGLVTLIGLITKHGILIVEFANHLLREGKALREAVIEASVQRLRPILMTTGAMVLGSLPLAIATGAGAESRQQIGLVIVGGLLVGTFFTLYVIPTLYLLLRRWAPLRKIEDEQVAV; encoded by the coding sequence GTGACGCTGTCAGATGTCTGCATTCGCCGGCCGGTATTCGCCACTGTTCTATCGCTGATCGTGGTGCTGCTGGGCCTGATGGCCTACGACCGCCTCAACGTGCGTGAATACCCCAATATCGATGTGCCCATCGTCACCGTGCAGGTCACCTATCCCGGCGCTAGCCCGGAGATCATGGAGTCGCAGGTGGCGCAGCCGGTGGAGGACGTGCTCTCGGGTATCGAGGGCCTGGATTTCGTCACGTCCATCAGCCGCGCGGAAAATACCCAGATCACCGCGCAGTTCCGTCTTGGCCGCAGCGCCGACGAAGCGGCCAACGACGTTCGTGATCGCCTCGGTCGGGTGCGCAACCTGCTGCCGGACGAGGTGGACGAACCCATCGTGCAGAAGGTCGAGGCCGACGCTCAACCGGTGGTGTGGATCGCCTTCCACAGTCAGCAGCACAGCGCCATGGAGATCACCGACGTGCTGGAGCGGGTGATCAAGGATCGCCTGCAGACCATTCCTGGTGTCTCCGAAGTGCAGGTGCGCGGTGCGCGTACCTTCTCCATGCGGATCTGGCTCGATCCGGAGAAGCTCGCCGCGCACAACCTCACCGTGCAGGACGTGGAAGACGCCCTGCGTCGGCAGAACGTGGAAATCCCGGCCGGGCGCATCGAGTCGCGCGAGCGTGAGTTCAGCGTGCTGTCGGAAACCGATCTGCGCACGCCGGAGCAGTTCAACGAGCTGATTCTCGACGATTCGCAGGGCTACCTGCTGCGGCTGTCCGATGTCGGTCGCGCCGAGGTGGGGCCGCGCGACGAGCGCACCGTGGTTCGCTTCAATGGCTTGCCGGCGGTGACTCTGGGTCTGGTCAAACAGGCCACGGCCAACCCGCTGGACATTTCCGATGGCCTCGAAGCCGCTTGGCCCGACGTCAAGGAGTTGCTGCCTGATGGCATGAACATGACGGTGGCCAACGACAACTCGCAGTTCATCCGCGAATCCATCGACAACGTCTTCACCACTATCTGGGAAGCGGTGGCACTGGTCATCCTGATCATCTTCATCTTCCTGCGCTCGCTGCGCGCGACGCTGATCCCGCTGGTGACCATTCCGGTGTCGCTGATTGGCGCCTTCGCCCTGATGTCGCTGATGGGTTTTACCATCAACACCCTGACCCTGCTGGCCATGGTGCTGGCCATCGGTCTGGTGGTGGATGACGCCATCGTCATGCTGGAGAACATCCACCGCCATATCGAGGCGGGCATGAAACCCATGCAGGCGGCCTTCAAGGGCAGCCGCGAGATCGCCTTCGCGGTGATCGCCATGACCCTGACCCTGGCGGCGGTGTTCGCCCCCATCGGTTTCATGCAGGGCACCACCGGCAAACTGTTCACCGAGTTCGCCTGGACGCTGGCCGGCTCGGTGCTGGTGTCCGGCTTCGTCGCTCTGACCCTGACGCCGATGATGTGTGCGGTGCTGCTCAAACCGCATCAGCACAACGAGCAGCATGGCCGGGTGTACAACCTGATCGAAGGCTTTCTCAACGGCCTGACCTACAGCTACAAGCACAGCCTGGATCGCGCCCTGCGCGCCTGGCCACTGGTGCTTGGCGTGTTGCTCGGCGCCTTCGTGCTGTGCGCCTGGCTGTTCGGTGGCCTGCGCTCGGAGCTGGCGCCGACCGAGGACACCGGCACCATCGTCGGCGTGTTCAACGGGCCGGACGGCGCCACCATTGATTACACGGCGCGCTATGCCCGCGAGGTAGAAGCGGCCTATGCCAGCATTCCCGAGACCAATCGCTACCTGATGATCGCCGGCTTCCCCACGGTGGCGCAGGGTATTTCCTTCATGAAGCTGGAGGATTGGGGCGAGCGCTCGCGCAGCCAGTTCGATATTCGTAATGAGCTGTTACCGCAATTGCAGGACATCGCCGGCATGCGCGTCACGCCGGTCAATCGTCCGCCGCTGGGGCAGAGCGCGCGCAACCAGCCAATCAACTTCGTCATCCGCTCGTCCATGGAGTACGCCGAACTGCAGGGCTATGTCGACCAACTGATGGAGCGCATGCGTGATTACCCGGGCCTCGAAGGTCTGGACAGCGACCTCAAGCTCAACTCGCCGCAGCTCAAGATCACCGTCAACCGCGAGCAGGCAGTGGCGGTCGGCACTGATGTGTCGGTGATCGGTCGCAGCCTGGAAAGCCTGTTCGGCAGCCGTCAGGTCACCCGTTTCAAGCAGAACGGCGAACAATACGACGTGCTGGTGCAGCTGCAGGACATCGACCGCAGCAACCCGCAGGATCTGGATCGCGTCTATGTGCGTGACCGTGACGGCGGCATGGTGCAGCTATCCAACCTGATCGAGGTTCGCGAAACCGTGGCGCCGCGCGAACTCAACCACTTCAACCAGCTGCGTGCGGTGACCATCAGCGCCAACGTCGGTACCGGTTACACCCTGGGTGAGGCCCTGAATCATCTGGAGGCGGCTGCGCGCGAGGTGTTCCCGCCGGAGACGCAGTACGACTACACCGGCACCTCGCGCGATTTCAAGGAATCCAGCTCGGGCATTCTGCTGATCTTCGCCCTGGCGCTGGCCTTCATCTTCCTGGTGCTGGCGGCGCAGTTCGAGAGCTTCAGCGATCCGTTGATCATCCTCTTCAGCGTGCCGCTGTCGATGGCCGGCGCCTTGCTGGCGCTGAAGCTGTTTGGTGGTACCTGGAACATCTATTCGCAGATCGGTCTGGTGACCCTGATCGGCCTGATCACCAAGCACGGCATTCTGATCGTCGAGTTCGCCAACCACCTGCTGCGTGAGGGCAAGGCGCTGCGCGAGGCGGTGATCGAAGCTTCGGTGCAGCGCCTGCGGCCGATCCTGATGACCACCGGCGCCATGGTGCTGGGTTCGCTGCCCTTGGCCATTGCCACGGGGGCGGGGGCCGAAAGCCGCCAGCAGATTGGTCTGGTGATCGTCGGTGGGCTGCTGGTCGGCACCTTCTTCACGCTTTATGTGATCCCGACGCTGTACCTGTTGCTGCGTCGCTGGGCGCCGCTGCGCAAGATCGAGGACGAGCAGGTGGCGGTCTGA
- a CDS encoding efflux RND transporter periplasmic adaptor subunit: MTVLLRALPWLLLGAFALPASAAEGPMVEVVAVRQMEVRDELITFGSLRSDESVMIRPEVEGRLATLHFREGQAVTTGDLLVSLDDAITRAEFAQARANLDLAEKNHQRAQMLFQRGASNAQALDEAQSQQQAARASLALAQARLDKTQIKAPYDGVLGLRQASVGDYLSAGQNIVNLEVLDPLKVDFRIPQKAVAQVRLGQTVEITLDTYPDERFRGEIFAINPRLDEAGRSQAIRAHIGNDDRRLRPGQFVRVSVILEERPQALVIPEEAVMPQGDKLLVNLVVDDQVERREVVLGKRFDGLVEVREGLQGDETVISAGWQRVREGLSVRTKSGERQP; encoded by the coding sequence ATGACCGTGCTGTTACGTGCTCTTCCATGGTTGTTGCTGGGTGCATTCGCTCTGCCAGCGAGCGCAGCCGAAGGGCCGATGGTCGAGGTCGTGGCGGTGCGGCAAATGGAAGTACGCGACGAACTGATCACCTTCGGTTCGTTGCGCTCCGACGAGTCAGTGATGATTCGCCCGGAAGTGGAGGGGCGTCTGGCAACTCTGCATTTTCGCGAAGGGCAGGCGGTGACGACCGGCGACCTGCTGGTCAGCCTTGACGATGCCATCACCCGCGCCGAATTCGCCCAGGCTCGCGCCAATCTTGACCTCGCGGAAAAGAACCATCAGCGCGCGCAGATGCTGTTCCAGCGCGGCGCCAGCAATGCTCAGGCGCTCGACGAGGCGCAGAGTCAGCAACAGGCCGCGCGCGCCAGCCTGGCGCTGGCCCAGGCACGACTCGACAAGACCCAGATCAAGGCGCCCTACGATGGCGTGCTCGGCCTGCGCCAGGCCAGCGTCGGCGACTACCTCAGCGCGGGGCAGAACATCGTCAACCTGGAAGTGCTCGACCCACTCAAGGTCGATTTCCGTATTCCGCAGAAGGCCGTGGCCCAGGTGCGTCTGGGGCAGACTGTGGAAATCACCCTCGATACTTATCCGGATGAACGCTTTCGCGGCGAGATCTTCGCCATCAACCCGCGCCTGGACGAAGCCGGACGTAGCCAGGCGATCCGCGCGCATATCGGCAATGACGACCGTCGCTTACGCCCAGGCCAGTTCGTGCGGGTTTCGGTGATCCTAGAAGAGCGGCCGCAAGCGTTGGTGATTCCGGAAGAGGCGGTGATGCCGCAGGGCGACAAGCTGCTGGTCAACCTGGTGGTCGACGACCAGGTCGAGCGCCGCGAGGTGGTGCTGGGTAAGCGCTTCGACGGCCTGGTGGAAGTGCGTGAAGGATTGCAGGGCGACGAAACCGTCATCAGCGCCGGCTGGCAGCGCGTGCGTGAAGGCCTGAGCGTGCGCACCAAGAGCGGGGAGCGTCAGCCGTGA
- a CDS encoding ABC transporter permease, translating to MTSQYLNSEFTANLVALRTIVHREVRRFVRIWPQTLLPPAITMVLYFVIFGNLIGRQIGDMGGFTYMEYIVPGLIMMSVITNSYGNVVSSFFGSKFQRNVEELLVSPVSPHTILIGFVVGGVLRGLAVGFIVTLLSLFFTHLQVHHLGVTVLVVLLTATIFSLGGFVNAVYARNFDDISIIPTFVLTPLTYLGGVFYSITLLPPFWQTVSLGNPILHMVNAFRYGILGVSDIRIGVAIGFMLLATAALYTLCIRLLVSGRGMRQ from the coding sequence ATGACTTCTCAGTACCTCAACAGCGAGTTCACCGCCAACCTGGTGGCCCTGCGTACCATCGTTCATCGCGAGGTGCGCCGTTTCGTGCGCATCTGGCCGCAGACGCTGCTGCCGCCAGCGATCACCATGGTTCTGTACTTCGTCATCTTCGGTAACCTGATCGGCCGGCAGATCGGCGACATGGGTGGCTTCACCTACATGGAGTACATCGTACCGGGGCTGATCATGATGTCGGTGATCACCAACAGCTACGGCAACGTGGTGTCGAGCTTCTTCGGCAGCAAGTTCCAGCGCAACGTCGAGGAGCTGCTGGTGTCACCGGTGTCGCCGCACACCATCCTCATCGGCTTCGTCGTCGGTGGCGTGCTGCGAGGGCTGGCCGTGGGTTTCATCGTCACGCTGCTGTCGTTGTTCTTCACTCACTTGCAGGTGCATCACCTGGGCGTGACGGTGCTGGTGGTACTGCTGACCGCGACCATCTTCTCCCTCGGTGGCTTCGTCAACGCGGTGTATGCCCGCAACTTCGACGATATTTCCATCATCCCCACCTTCGTGCTGACGCCGCTGACCTACCTGGGCGGGGTGTTCTACTCCATCACCCTGTTGCCGCCGTTCTGGCAGACGGTGTCGCTGGGCAACCCCATCCTGCATATGGTCAACGCCTTCCGTTACGGGATTCTCGGGGTGTCCGACATCCGTATCGGCGTGGCCATCGGCTTCATGCTGCTGGCGACCGCCGCACTCTATACGCTGTGCATCCGTCTGCTGGTCAGCGGTCGTGGCATGCGTCAGTGA